The following proteins are encoded in a genomic region of Labeo rohita strain BAU-BD-2019 chromosome 5, IGBB_LRoh.1.0, whole genome shotgun sequence:
- the LOC127165501 gene encoding 3'-5' RNA helicase YTHDC2, whose protein sequence is MSRGAQKSHTNPSKQTASIKAKGFKDIRIDEEVKIAVNIALERFQYSDDKELDFPSSLTNSERAFIHRLAQSLGYVSKSRGKGSSRYLTVRKKDGTEASRSIMTCNLSHNSKHMVQSLLQRFPITSKERGELQPRTERAVFTSPDASDSKSRTSGRLSHGISQVPQKRGPSELDCFRRALPVYERQEEIIQTIRENQVVLVLGETGSGKTTQIPQFLLDDCCRNGIPCRIFCTQPRRLATIAVAERVAAERGEKIGQTIGYQIRLESRVSPKTLLTFCTSGVLLRTLMAGDKAMSTVTHVIVDEVHERDGLTDFLLTKMKELVQKMPSLKLILSSAALDVNLFVRYFGACPVIHIKGSPYEVKQLFLEDILRTTGYTNKDMMKYKKEAQKEERQQTSLTEWCDARQDVLQPEPQKEKTPTCVLQENDLLDDGGDSVFSQMSEKDVATLEPWLLREMDACISNIFLNQEADAFVQLFNLILNENISVDYRHSETSATALMVAAGRGFLSQMEQLLSMGANVNIKASNGWTALDWAKHFNQTEAVDLLESHIWCAEAGLLDESSLVQTATSELNPEDQELLKAYHHSFDDEKVDLDLILHLLFNICQSSDEGAVLIFLPGYDEIVSLRDRIVFDDKRFTDHQQRIQVFILHSSMQTSDQRKVLRNTPKGIRKIILSTNIAETSITVNDVVFVIDSGKVKEKAYDALNNVTMLKMVWISKASALQRKGRAGRCRPGVCFHLFSRLRFNNMLEHQIPQLLRMPLQELCLHTKLLAPITCPIAEFLSKAPEPPHLNTVKHAVQMLKTIDAMDPWENLTELGYHLADLPVEPHLGKMVLCAVVLKCLDPILTIACTLAHRDPFVLPAQAAQKRAAMLCRKRFTANTFSDHMALLRAFQAWQKARSDGWERAFCEKNFLSQATMEIIVGMRTQLLGQLRATGFVRARGGGDIRDVNQNSENWAVVKAALVAGMYPNLIHVDRHSRTLMGSKEKKVRFHPMSVLSQPQYKKIPPANGQAAAVESLPTDWLIYDEMTRAHRIASVRCCSVVTPLTVAIFAGCAKLSSSALQEPAVHRGADSVNDSSDSEVEDRSTARLAHISIDDWLNFKLQREMAELVFGLRQRWQSLFLRRIRSPSKSCSQLDEATIRTLVSVLSAEEQSAGLQQPTGIGQRPRPMTADEPPQTASCRSAGHRSAAEQQGEEEEERRSSPDRPRLVLKNHRAHHSRHLGDENGPVKSADASPSSGKCCSSPSARPPRSSVRYFVMKSSNVRNIDLSQQRGIWSTTPNNEHKLTRAFVESSAVFLVFSVQGSGHFQGYARMTSAVSGERCLDWGSAGLGGVFGVEWIRKESLPFQLTQQLLNPWNDNKRVQISRDAQELEPQTGSQLLQLWERI, encoded by the exons ATGTCACGCGGAGCCCAGAAATCACACACAAACCCGTCAAAACAGACGGCCTCCATTAAAGCTAAAGGATTCAAAGACATCAGGATCGATGAAGAGGTCAAAATCGCTGTCAATATTGCGCTGGAGAGGTTCCAGTACAGCGATGACAAAG AGCTGGATTTCCCTTCTTCACTGACAAATTCTGAGAGGGCGTTCATACACCGGCTTGCTCAATCACTGGGTTATGTCTCAAAAAGCAGAGG GAAAGGCTCCAGTCGATATCTTACAGTGAGGAAGAAGGACGGGACGGAGGCGTCTCGCTCCATCATGACCTGTAACCTCTCTCACAACTCCAAACACATGGTGCAGAGCCTCCTGCAGAGGTTCCCCATCACCAGTAAAGAGCGCGGTGAACTACAGCCTCGAACGGAGAGAGCCGTCTTTACTTCTCCAGACGCCAGCG ACAGTAAAAGCAGGACCAGCGGTCGTCTGAGTCACGGTATTTCTCAGGTTCCTCAGAAGCGAGGCCCGTCTGAACTGGACTGTTTCCGGAGAGCGCTGCCCGTGTACGAACGCCAGGAGGAGATCATCCAAACCATCAGGGAGAACCAGGTGGTGCTGGTTTTGGGTGAGACCGGCTCAGGCAAAACCACTCAG ATCCCTCAGTTCCTGCTGGACGACTGCTGTCGTAACGGGATTCCCTGCCGGATCTTCTGCACTCAGCCCAGGAGGCTGGCGACCATCGCTGTGGCGGAGCGTGTGGCAGCGGAGCGCGGCGAGAAGATTGGACAGACCATCGGCTATCAGATCCGCCTGGAGAGCAG AGTTTCCCCTAAAACCCTGCTGACGTTTTGCACGAGTGGAGTTCTGCTGCGGACGCTGATGGCCGGAGACAAAGCCATGTCCACCGTCACGCATGTCATTGTG GACGAGGTGCACGAGCGAGATGGTTTGACCGACTTCTTACTCACTAAGATGAAGGAGCTGGTCCAGAAGATGCCTTCACTGAAGCTCATCCTGTCCAGCGCTGCTCTGGACGTCAATCTGTTTGTCAGATACTTCGGAGCTTGTCCTGTTATTCACA TCAAAGGTTCTCCATATGAGGTCAAGCAGCTCTTTCTGGAGGACATCCTGCGGACCACCGGATACACCAACAAAGACATGATGAAATACAAGAAGGAGGCGCAGAAAG AGGAGAGACAGCAGACGTCTCTGACAGAGTGGTGTGACGCCCGTCAGGACGTCCTGCAGCCGGAACCTCAGAAGGAAAAGACGCCCACTTGTGTCCTGCAGGAGAACGACCTGCTGGATGACGGCGGCGACAGTGTCTTCAGCCAGATG AGCGAGAAGGACGTGGCCACATTAGAGCCCTGGCTGCTTAGAGAAATGGACGCCTGCATCTCCAACATCTTCTTGAACCAAGAGGCCGACGCGTTCGTACAGCTCTTCAATCTGATCCTGAACGAGAACATCAGTG TGGATTACAGACACAGCGAGACGAGCGCCACGGCGCTAATGGTGGCCGCCGGACGAGGCTTTCTCAGCCAGATGGAGCAGCTCCTGAGCATGGGCGCAAACGTCAACATCAAAGCCTCCAACGGCTG gACGGCTCTTGACTGGGCCAAACACTTTAATCAAACTGAGGCTGTAGATCTGCTGGAGTCTCACAT ATGGTGTGCTGAAGCAGGTCTGCTGGACGAGTCGTCTCTGGTTCAGACGGCCACGTCAGAGCTGAATCCTGAAGACCAGGAGCTGCTCAAAGCGTATCATCACAGCTTCGACGACGAGAAAGTCGACCTGGATCTCATCCTGCATCTGCTCTTCAACATCTGCCAGAGCTCTGACGAGG GTGCAGTGTTGATATTCCTGCCCGGCTATGATGAGATTGTCTCTCTGAGGGATCGCATCGTCTTTGACGATAAAAGGTTTACAGATCACCAACAAAG GATTCAGGTGTTCATACTACACTCCAGTATGCAGACGTCTGACCAGAGGAAGGTTTTGAGGAACACTCCTAAGGGGATTCGCAAAATA ATTCTCTCAACCAACATCGCAGAGACCAGTATTACAGTCAacgatgttgtttttgttatcgACTCCGGAAAAGTTAAAGAG AAAGCCTATGACGCTCTGAATAATGTGACCATGCTGAAGATGGTTTGGATATCGAAGGCCAGTGCTCTGCAGAGGAAGGGCAG AGCGGGCCGCTGTAGACCAGGCGTGTGTTTCCATCTCTTCAGCCGTCTGAGGTTCAACAACATGCTGGAACATCAAATTCCTCAGCTGCTGCGCATGCCGCTACAG gAACTGTGTCTGCACACTAAGCTCCTGGCTCCCATCACCTGTCCGATCGCTGAGTTCCTGTCTAAAGCACCTGAGCCGCCACACCTGAACACGGTCAAACACGCGGTCCAGATGCTGAAG ACCATCGATGCCATGGACCCCTGGGAGAACCTGACAGAGCTGGGTTATCACCTCGCTGACCTGCCCGTGGAGCCGCATTTAGGGAAGATGGTTCTGTGTGCGGTGGTGCTGAAGTGTTTGGACCCCATCCTCACCATCGCCTGCACGCTCGCCCACAGAGACCCGTTCGTGCTTCCCGCTCAAGCCGCTCAGAAACGCGCCGCCATGCTGTGCAGGAAACGCTTCACCGCCAACACCTTCAGCGACCACATGGCTCTGCTCCGCGCATTTCAG GCCTGGCAGAAGGCTCGCAGTGACGGCTGGGAAAGAGCGTTCTGTGAGAAGAACTTCCTCTCTCAGGCCACCATGGAGATCATCGTCGGGATGCGAACGCAGCTTTTGGGACAGCTTCGAGCTACAG GTTTCGTGCGAGCGAGGGGCGGCGGTGATATCCGCGATGTCAATCAGAACTCAGAGAACTGGGCCGTGGTGAAAGCCGCTCTGGTCGCTGGCATGTATCCCAACCTGATCCATGTGGATCGCCACAGCCGCACCCTCATGGGCTCCAAAGAGAAGAAGGTTCGCTTCCACCCGATGTCCGTCCTCAGCCAACCGCAGTACAAGAAG ATCCCTCCAGCCAATGGTCAGGCAGCAGCAGTAGAGTCCCTGCCCACTGATTGGCTGATTTATGATGAGATGACGCGTGCCCATAGGATCGCCAGTGTCAGGTGCTGCTCTGTGGTCACGCCCCTCACCGTCGCCATATTCGCAGGATGCGCTAAACTCTCGAGCTCCGCCCTACAGGAACCCGCGGTCCACAGAGGAG cTGACAGTGTGAATGACAGCAGTGACAGTGAGGTGGAGGATCGCTCCACCGCTCGACTCGCTCACATCAGCATCGACGACTGGCTCAACTTCAAGCTCCAGCGAGAG ATGGCGGAGCTGGTGTTCGGTCTGAGGCAGCGCTGGCAGAGTTTGTTCCTGCGTCGGATCCGCTCTCCGTCCAAGTCCTGCTCTCAGCTGGACGAGGCCACCATCCGTACGCTGGTGTCGGTGCTGTCGGCCGAGGAGCAGAGCGCGGGGCTCCAGCAGCCCACCGGCATCGGCCAGAGACCTCGACCCATGACCGCCGACGAACCGCCGCAAACGGCGTCCTGCAGGAGCGCCGGACACCGCAGCGCAGCTGAGCAACaaggggaggaggaggaggagaggaggagCAGCCCGGACAG ACCTCGACTGGTGCTGAAGAATCACAGAGCTCATCACTCCAGACATCTGGGGGACGAGAACGGCCCCGTCAAGAGCGCTGACGCGTCCCCGTCCTCGGGAAAA TGCTGCTCGTCTCCGTCCGCGCGGCCGCCGCGATCCAGCGTTCGCTACTTCGTCATGAAGAGCAGTAACGTGAGGAACATCGATCTGTCTCAGCAGAGGGGAATCTGGTCCACGACGCCCAACAACGAGCACAAGCTCACGCGAGCCTTCGTCGAGAGCAGCGCCGTCTTCCTCGTCTTCTCCGTTCAGGGATCCGGACACTTCCAG GGTTACGCGCGCATGACGTCTGCGGTGAGCGGCGAGCGCTGTCTGGACTGGGGTTCGGCCGGTCTGGGCGGCGTGTTCGGTGTGGAATGGATCCGTAAGGAGAGTTTGCCCTTCCAGCTCACGCAGCAGCTGCTGAACCCCTGGAACGACAACAAGAGAGTGCAGATCAGCAGAGACGCTCAG GAACTGGAGCCACAGACAGGAAGTCAGTTATTGCAGCTCTGGGAGCGAATCTGA